From the Quercus lobata isolate SW786 chromosome 6, ValleyOak3.0 Primary Assembly, whole genome shotgun sequence genome, one window contains:
- the LOC115993841 gene encoding thiosulfate sulfurtransferase 16, chloroplastic, with product MAVKSFVSSACFTGSLLPPVHCPLNLNQRCILSPKTNTKRRSICYNKQNLISNFSPKAAQRGNLEATGVPTSVPVRVAHELLQAGHRYLDVRTPEEFSAGHASGAINVPYMYRVGSGMVKNPNFQAEVLSHFGKYDEIIVGCQLGKRSLMAATELLAAGFTGITDIAGGYAAWTQNGLPTEL from the exons ATGGCGGTGAAGTCGTTTGTTTCCTCTGCTTGCTTCACTGGATCCTTACTTCCACCAGTTCATTGCCCCTTGAACCTCAATCAAAG GTGTATATTGTcaccaaaaacaaatacaaagagaCGTAGCATTTGCTACAACAAGCAAAATTTGATTTCCAACTTCAG TCCAAAGGCTGCTCAGAGAGGAAATTTAGAGGCCACCGGAGTTCCAACTTCAGTGCCAGTCCGTGTGGCCCACGAGTTACTTCAAGCTGGACACCGGTATTTGGATGTCAG GACTCCTGAAGAGTTCAGTGCAGGGCATGCCTCTGGGGCTATTAACGTCCCTTACATGTACAGAGTTGGATCAG GGATGGTAAAGAACCCCAACTTTCAGGCAGAAGTATTATCACACTTTGGGAAATATGATGAAATTATTGTG GGTTGCCAGCTTGGGAAAAGGTCGCTTATGGCTGCCACTGAACTATTAGCTGCA GGTTTTACTGGCATCACTGACATTGCTGGTGGATATGCTGCCTGGACACAGAATGGACTTCCAACAGAATTGTGA